One Carassius gibelio isolate Cgi1373 ecotype wild population from Czech Republic chromosome A20, carGib1.2-hapl.c, whole genome shotgun sequence DNA segment encodes these proteins:
- the LOC127939017 gene encoding solute carrier family 35 member D3-like — MEVCKGRLLGISVAVAHGFFSGSLNILLKFLITTYSFTYLTLIQCLTSGTAALTLEVLRRLGKIDIPPFSFQLVKVFASVCVLATLQSTLTLWSLKGLSLPMYVVFKRCLPLVTLGIGVCVLKNGIPSAGVITAVLITTGGAALAGAGDLTGDPFGYMTGILAVIVHASYLVLIQKTSADSDYGPLTAQYTIAVVASPVLFICSIISMDAIDMWTYEGWKNPYITGIFCTCILIGCAMNFTTLQCTYINSAVTTSFVGVVKSIATITVGMFAFSDVMPTKLFVVGVVVNTIGSITYCAVKYHETKKKLTYQDMDESAKDEELPGEPDVEPAKPDGDMETLPNDLESIPNGSLTASVDSHDQGPICKNKVAESIELERPGIPLDDPTRQSLSDSYVGVWRSIRTLKFFKKDTLLDNMEVQSP, encoded by the exons ATGGAAGTTTGCAAAGGACGTTTGCTGGGCATCTCGGTGGCCGTTGCGCATGGATTTTTTTCGGGATCGCTGAATATTTTGCTAAAATTCCTCATCACGACCTATAGCTTCACGTATCTTACTTTAATTCAGTGTCTGACCAGCGGCACTGCGGCTCTCACATTAGAGGTGCTGAGGAGACTGGGCAAAATAGATATACCACCCTTCAGCTTCCAGTTAGTGAAAGTTTTTGCTAGTGTCTGTGTTTTGGCAACTTTGCAGTCCACATTAACCCTCTGGTCTCTCAAGGGACTGAGTTTACCCATGTATGTTGTGTTTAAGCGATGCTTGCCCTTGGTAACATTGGGGATTGGAGTGTGCGTGCTGAAGAACGGGATCCCATCAGCTGGGGTAATAACTGCGGTTCTCATCACCACTGGAGGAGCAGCACTGGCTG GTGCTGGAGATCTAACAGGTGACCCTTTTGGCTACATGACTGGCATTTTAGCTGTGATTGTCCACGCCTCCTATTTGGTGCTCATCCAAAAAACAAGTGCAGATAGTGATTATGGGCCGCTCACAGCCCAGTACACTATTGCAGTGGTGGCCTCTCCCGTTCTCTTCATCTGTTCCATCATAAGCATGGATGCCATTGACATGTGGACGTATGAAGGTTGGAAGAACCCGTATATCACAGGCATCTTCTGTACTTGCATCCTCATCGGCTGTGCGATGAACTTCACCACACTGCAATGTACCTATATCAACTCAGCTGTCACCACCAGTTTTGTGGGGGTGGTCAAGAGTATAGCTACTATCACTGTGGGCATGTTTGCCTTCAGTGATGTAATGCCAACCAAACTGTTTGTGGTAGGCGTGGTAGTGAACACCATCGGCTCCATCACCTACTGTGCGGTGAAATATCATGAAACCAAAAAGAAGTTAACCTACCAGGATATGGACGAGTCTGCTAAGGATGAAGAACTTCCAGGAGAACCTGACGTGGAACCAGCCAAGCCTGATGGAGATATGGAAACTCTTCCAAATGATCTGGAGAGCATTCCCAATGGCAGCCTGACGGCATCAGTTGACAGCCATGACCAGGGtccaatttgtaaaaataaagtgGCAGAGTCCATAGAATTAGAAAGACCGGGGATCCCATTAGACGATCCTACGAGACAATCTCTGAGCGACAGTTATGTAGGGGTCTGGAGATCCATTCGCACCTTAAAGTTCTTTAAGAAAGACACGTTACTTGACAACATGGAGGTTCAAAGTCCTTGA